In Bradyrhizobium sp. 1(2017), one DNA window encodes the following:
- a CDS encoding YkgB family protein, with translation MSTLTSVPRKSFVSRLPISELLMGDLDYHIVRASMVILFFFFGYQKWWAYEADRLEPFISNGPLIWWLYPAFGHQGASWFLGVSEWAVGALIFAGFWSKRLGILGALGSTGTFIATVTIIPFMPDGWDASAGGFPAMTGNVPFLMKDVVLLAVSLYLLKQDAARVLAT, from the coding sequence ATGAGTACATTGACAAGCGTCCCGCGGAAATCGTTCGTAAGCAGGTTGCCGATATCGGAGTTGCTTATGGGAGATCTAGATTACCACATCGTCCGGGCGTCGATGGTGATCCTGTTCTTCTTCTTCGGCTATCAGAAATGGTGGGCGTACGAGGCGGATCGTCTGGAGCCCTTCATCAGCAACGGTCCCCTGATCTGGTGGCTCTATCCCGCTTTTGGCCATCAGGGTGCCAGTTGGTTTCTCGGTGTCTCCGAATGGGCCGTCGGTGCCTTGATATTCGCGGGCTTCTGGAGCAAACGCCTCGGCATTCTAGGCGCCCTTGGATCTACCGGCACCTTTATCGCGACAGTCACGATCATTCCGTTCATGCCGGATGGTTGGGACGCGTCAGCCGGAGGCTTTCCGGCGATGACGGGCAACGTTCCGTTCCTGATGAAGGATGTCGTACTGCTTGCGGTGTCGTTGTATCTTCTGAAGCAGGACGCGGCGCGTGTCTTAGCGACCTGA